The nucleotide window CTATTTGCGTAACAACAGAGTGCTATTTTACATCAAGATCCTGGAATTCACATGCATGGGTAATTTCAACGTCGTCATACCTCCAGCACAGTTCAGATGATGGGAATACATAGAACATAAAAGCAGCCAGGAAAAGTAGCTGTCCTTTTTGAAGCAGACAAGGTAGGTTGGGATTAATTTGacttaatttatttcattttcatcGAGCTATGAGCGTCTGATACAGCTTGGTgagaccaaaaaaacaaaataaacttgtGTTTTTGATATGTGGGTTTTGACTGAACTTTATGTTCAGTTCTGGAAGAGTCGATTGATTTTGCTTTTCAAAATGAATCTACATAGGCTAGTGAAGCAAATTgacaaaacgaaaaacaaaagtgCGCTTTAGGAGCGGGGTGGATGTTGACTGGAATAATTGGGACGGCAGTAAATTGTTGGGTTTACGAGAGAACAGATGAAAATTTAAACCTTTCTctttcaattaaaggcagtggacactggtaattactcaaaataattattagcataaaaccttaatattggttacaagtaatggggagaggttgatagtataaaacattgtgagaaacggctccctctaaattaACATAGTTcgagaaagtaattttttacgggtttgatttcgagccctcagatttagaatttgaggtcttgaaatcaagcatctgaaagcacacaactttgtgtgataagggtgttctttgtttcattattatctcgcaacttcgacgaccgattgggctcaaattttcacagctttgttattttatgcatatgttgagatgtacTAACTGTGAAGAGTAGCCTTtcacatttaccaatagtgtccagagtctttaacaaaattttgctttatttttgtaACCCGACAGACACAGCTCTTTATTTTAAGATGGCGGAAGGTGTAACTGCAGAGTCAGTGAAGATCAGTCAGGGACACTTGGAGTGTTCCATCTGCTGCACTCGTTACAATCAACCCAAAAACCTGGATTGCTCACACAGTTACTGCCTCAAATGTCTCCAAGAACTTAAGAAAACTCAAAATCCTGACACAAATAAACTAAAATGTCCTCTGTGTCAAAAACAAACCATCTTACCACTCGAGGGAGTGACTGGATTACAAAGCAACTACCTTCTGATTGCCCTGGTGGAGGAGATCAACAAACAGGAACAGCGTTCCCAAGGTGAAGAGTCAAAGGTCATGTGTCAGGCTTGTGATGAGGAAAACGCGGCAATTTCACGATGTTTGAATTGTGAACATTATCTCTGTCTGGAGTGTCAGAAAGCACACCAACGTTTCTCTGCAATGAAGAATCATGAGGTCAAAACTTTGGCTGAATTGCAAGAAGTTGATGAAACCCAAACTGAATCAAAGATGAACATCTCAAGATGTGACATCCATCCCATTCAAGAGCTCTGCCTCTACTGTATGACGTGTGAGCAACTCACTTGTAAACTCTGTGCCGTTCAAGAGCATAAACAACCAATGCACAATCTCACTGATTTATTAACAGCTTTTGAAATTTGTGAAACTGAAGCAAGAAAGGATGTCTCACAATTGCACAAAAGCAAATTCGAAATAGCTGTAATGCGCACGAGACTGAGCAGtttgtttcatgaaacaaaCGATCATATTTCTTATCATACAGAACGGAAAATTGACAAAATCAGACGAGAAGAAATAAGATTAAAACAAAGTGCCAAATTGATGTACCAAAACAAGGATAAGAAATTGGCAAAACTGCAATTTGCAGAAGAGACACTGTTGCCCACTGGCAGCGCAATGACTAATGCGAATCGTCTGGAAATTCTTCACAAATATGAACACGATGTCTTTGTACGTGAACATCAAGAAGAAAAGTTGACCTATGACCTCTCTTTTATTGCTTTCTGCGAAGTTGAGAATGAGGTTGAACTTGGGACACttcttaacaaacaaaaatgggaattaaTGAGTGAAGTGGAAGCTGATGCTGAGTGTTTGTCATCCTATTCTAACGGTGAGATTGTAGCTGTATTGGGTTCACAAATTAAGATACTGCGCCAGTTTGGCGAGGATTTTAACACAATTTCACAAATTAAGTGTAAAGATATATCCAAACCAACTGCTATTGCAGTAAATAATGAAGACCATCTCATTGTTCTAGACAATCCTAATGTCAAGACATTGAACAAGGAGTTTCAGCTTCTTTATCAGTTCACTGTAGGTGAAGCGTATTACATTAAACCAACATGCCTTGCAGTAGATGAGAACAATCTGATAGCAGTGGGTTGTGTTATGCGACACCCTGAAGACTTTGAAGACACAGGAGTGGTTTCTCTATACAACCCCGATGGATCCCTCATCAGAAAACTGTATGCTTCAGGGATTGGTATAAAGAACATGGCCATGAGTTACCAGAGAATCATATATACTGCCGAGAAGAGGCTCATATTTGTTGATTATGAAGGTAATACGATTTTGGAACCCCAAATAAACGAATGTATTGACGGGTTATGTCGTGACACAGCAGGCGATATCTTTGTACTTTATCCTAAAAGAATTCAACATCTTAGTGCAGATCAGGGCAAACATGTTGAATGGATCAATGTCAATCAGACGAATGTGAACAAATTCACATTTACCCATAAGGGTAAGTTAGTAACTGGGGGAGATCGTATCCTATATATTTATCACAGAGTCTTGTAACTGTCGTATAACGTTGGATCTTGTACAGTTTTAATGCTGTTTAGCACCGGGCTCTATTAGTGTACTGATAACGATTCCGAAGCACACAAAACAAGTTCAACAGGTAGATTTCTAGTGTTCAACGTCTTTATTGGCGACTCACTCTCACAAAATAGAGGCAGCGCCTCAAAGCAGTGGGAACTGGAACTTGTACAGAAAGACTCAAAACAGACGTAACCCGAACAGACCGGTAACAGACCGGGAAAAGACCCCTGAATAAGTATAAAACAAGGGTTTAAATACACACATAAGTTAAAAGAACTCATACACAATACATCACACTGCAGCCAGTACAAACTATAGTTCAGACATAAGAtacactagcgggatgccgcgcttcgcgcggcaccccgctagatgatgcACAAATattcgaaatgtaatgtgggtgagggtgttatacgcctctcttaatatatatgcatggcgtcatcattctaacccaaaatgaagctattgcgcacgtccgccactacttgcagtggctgcgcccacctcgttttgggttagacgacgtaccttatgcatacttctagaaactataaggctcccccgtgagccttataggggtctaatattttgggcctcctaaCGCTATACGTtgttcaaatcagcgttgataggtgcattttttacgaccgttagccagcaacaACTAaaatttcttttgtactacactaccaaaacttttcacacacactcaatatacattcataatgcttgcatttcttttttgttgagtgaaattaaaaaacatcgtcaaaaaatgtaattttttgctcggtactcactgttgtttttctgccgcatcgcgccagcctactacatgtagatcgACGAACTGCCGAGCCGCGGCCAAGTCGAACTTTGAAAGcggtgttacaaggcagtgcaGCAATGCGTGGGTGCTGTCCGTTTACAATACCCACCGTTCACGCATAAAGCTTGCACGCACTGTGGCGGCCGTATTGGATTTGGGATTTTGAGGCATTATGGGACattttgcctcgatcgaacattgaacacacgtacgtgcaagtagtttcaagtcctagtcgtgagtttgtacgtttcgaaaaaaggttCATTTCTTGcgtttttccggcaatgtcgaccacatTTATTGCTGCTGATGTATTGCTGCTTgaggcagcaaaacaactaaaaatggggtcagtttgcaaagtggtccggtccgacgtcttttccagctcTGTGCAGTGAACACTTCGAGCCGCcgtgcttcaaatatcgcgcctcgattgacgtcacgaacagcgccctctcgggtcgggcctacttttaaattttttaataaaatggaaactaaatttttagaaccttagttaactgtttattcatattttattcatcaaaacacatattttagtgacaaaagcttttatcttgacaaaataccacttccaggtgactttaaattgtcaggcagttcttttttttctgactgCCATCTGTACATACTATgctaggttttgtttttttaaagattgtacATCCACATTCAGATATAAAAACATTACCTGCGCCGCAAGAATTGGCTTCGATTCGGCTTCGATTCTTACCAGAACTTATAAAGGGACACGTTTCCTTGATTCGGaagagttggtctttaaaaagcgtttgtaaccgcttgttatataaaatgcaaaaatgggtagaaagatgttttaaaagtagaatacaatgatcacaCACAaatacgcctcgaaattgcgtgttttttttttacatcgtcgactaacacggtcggccattaacgGGAGTCAAATGGCTCCAAGTGACCCCAAGTGTCCCCGACTGATCTTCACTGACTCTGCAGTAACACCTTCCGCCATTTTGAGTTGTTGATCTACAGAATGTTAAAGATAaattttgtgtagatcattgtattccacttttacaacatctttctaaccatatgcattttataacaaacgatttttatagaccaactcgtccgatccaaggcaacgagtcACTTTAATaagatatgcataaagtaaGGGTTTCGTACAAAACATAACCAAGAGATAATGAAGATGTAGATATGACTCCCACATGGACTCATTAAACACGATATTAGTTTAATCTTATTATCTTTTTTGTTGTCAAAAATTGCACTGTACTATGAAGAGGCAATTTATTGGGTCAGATTACACCAAATAAAAGCCGTGCTTGATGAGAAACTATGAACATTATGATAACAAGAAACACCTTATCTCCATtctgtgaatattttgtttcaaactaaAACCAAACAACTCTTGCTTTGCATGAAATAGGCTTTATCAAACTAATCTAAATGTTTGTGACGTGAAATGTGCATGCCTTGCCATTAGTGGTGCGTAATCAACGAtgagcttccctgggtcgaccccggtctgcccctggtacgttcgaatagctttgacgtcatatGTGTTGTATGTGTTCATGTTGTTCATCCTACGTTTGTAACGACTTGCATTCTTgcatcagccgtcgatttcacaaaactcttcctaacttaagactaatcttaggacttaggacgagtccataccctgcactgtagcatgcagaccttaagattaatcctaagttgttATCTCGTCCTACctcgagataagatgagtcccgactctttgtgaaatcgacccatggtgtttttgtttgctgGTTGTTTACAAACAATTGCTGTTCATGTTGTTAAAGATTCGCAAATTTACCCTTGGCTGTGAtgtgttgttttatgtatatcCTTAAAATGATTGTAGACAGTTACCAAGTACTTGTTGATGCTAATTTATGATGAGTAATTAtaaaacgtgtccagtacctttaaaggatttgaaACACTTTGATGTATACAGAGTAAGTAAAACTGAAAACCATAAGGATTGTTAACGAAACATTTATAAACATATTATTTGTATACAGTTAACCATTAAACATCTACTTATATTTTATCGGCTGTCAGACAGAACGTTGGTTAGTCTATGTTTAGAGTGTAATGAATTCaaagactttaaaggaacacgttgccttggatcggacgagttggtcaaaacaaaagcgtttgtaaccgttttctataaaatgcatatggttggaaagatgttttaaagtagaatacaatgatccacacaagtttgcctccaaattgcgtcgttttccttctactgtgcgaactaacatggtcagccatttatgggagtcaaaatgttgacccccataaatggccgacgtgttagtcgacgaggtaaaaggaaaaccacgcaatttcaaggcatgtttgtgtagatcattgtattctacttttacaacatctttctacccatatgcattttataaaaaacggttacaaacgcttttcaaagaccaactcgaccgatccaaggcaacgtgttccttaaaacaATTTGGTTATAATACAGCATGGTATTGCACAGTAGCTGTATATGTGACATCATTTATAAAGCTCATATGATTGTTGTACATAAACATTTCATTGTTAATTCTGTAATAGATGAGTTTTCAACCATCCACATAGTCAAATTAAAAACTGTATGTTATTGTTGTCTCGTATGAAGTAAAAGAAGAAACTAATTAATTGATCTATATGAAAGGTTttcctaaacaaacaaaaaatatgctAAAGATATTGTCTCGAGTAACGCACCtttcttttttctgttttctttctttttcatgaAACTGGCAGCGACacaaaagcagtggacactattggaaattactcaaaataacatcttgcataaaaccttacttggcaacgagtaatggggagaggttgataggaataaaacattgtgagaaacggctccctctgaagtgacgtagttttccacgaatttgaattcgagacctcagatttagaatttaaggtctagaaatcaagcatcagaaagcacacaacttcgtgtgacaagggtatttttttttctttcattaatattatctcgcaacttcgatgaccgattgagc belongs to Asterias amurensis chromosome 5, ASM3211899v1 and includes:
- the LOC139937037 gene encoding uncharacterized protein, with protein sequence MAEGVTAESVKISQGHLECSICCTRYNQPKNLDCSHSYCLKCLQELKKTQNPDTNKLKCPLCQKQTILPLEGVTGLQSNYLLIALVEEINKQEQRSQGEESKVMCQACDEENAAISRCLNCEHYLCLECQKAHQRFSAMKNHEVKTLAELQEVDETQTESKMNISRCDIHPIQELCLYCMTCEQLTCKLCAVQEHKQPMHNLTDLLTAFEICETEARKDVSQLHKSKFEIAVMRTRLSSLFHETNDHISYHTERKIDKIRREEIRLKQSAKLMYQNKDKKLAKLQFAEETLLPTGSAMTNANRLEILHKYEHDVFVREHQEEKLTYDLSFIAFCEVENEVELGTLLNKQKWELMSEVEADAECLSSYSNGEIVAVLGSQIKILRQFGEDFNTISQIKCKDISKPTAIAVNNEDHLIVLDNPNVKTLNKEFQLLYQFTVGEAYYIKPTCLAVDENNLIAVGCVMRHPEDFEDTGVVSLYNPDGSLIRKLYASGIGIKNMAMSYQRIIYTAEKRLIFVDYEGNTILEPQINECIDGLCRDTAGDIFVLYPKRIQHLSADQGKHVEWINVNQTNVNKFTFTHKGKLVTGGDRILYIYHRVL